Sequence from the Etheostoma cragini isolate CJK2018 unplaced genomic scaffold, CSU_Ecrag_1.0 ScbMSFa_232, whole genome shotgun sequence genome:
gtgtgtctgtgcgtgcctgtgtgtctgtgtgtgcgtgcgtgtctgtgcgtgcgtgcctgtgtgtctgtgcgtgcgtgcgtgtctgtgtgtgcgtgcctgtgtgtctgtgtgtgcgtgtctgtgcgtgcgtgcctgtgtgtctgtgcgtgcgtgcgtgtctgtgtgtgcgtgtgagtcgATGCAGCTGTAGTAGGCGACTCGCTGTGACCGACGTTATCCACGTTCATATTTAGACGCAACAACTTACATATCCAGCTACAATAAAACCTAAAAGTTGGGCGTTAGGACGGAAGTACAAAGAgtcgttgctatggagatgatacGGCACACGGCCAGTACCGTAAAAAAGTTCTTTAAATCGGCCATTTTAAATGCTGTTACTAATAGATCGGGAGAGGCCTGATGATGATATCGGCCCCCCGATATATCTACCGGCCTCTAGTTGGGGGATTgaattaatataataaatgaCAACTCATCGATTGGTCTTTGCAGCTCTGGTATTGGTTTTTAATGTCCATTGTCTGTCTTCTCCGTGTCCCTCAGGAGTCCTTCAACAACGTCAAACAGTGGCTGCAGGAGATCGACCGCTACGCCAGCGAGAACGTCAACAAGCTGCTCGTAGGCAACAAGTGTGACCTCACAACGAAGAAGGTGGTGGACTACACCACGGCGAAGGTACGAGCACACAGCCGGGAGACGCCACGACACTCACCGTCCAGGGGTCTCGCGTCTGTGTCCAGATATCTGTATCCAAAGGATAGTTGGCTAGTCTCGCTTCGCCAGACCTTCGTCCACGGCGCTGCGTTCGTAAGCGTAACCACGCTCAGTCGCACGTCacaagattagattagattagattcaactttattgtcatgaGGATCCAGTTTACAGAGGGAATAAAATATTTGTGACTCTCCACATAAGAAACTAAATGCTGCGTATTTATCACGACACTTTGGATATAATATTGCGCAACGTGATTTGACCCTTATGGTGTTTGCATTGTGGATTTTTAACTTATGACAAAAACCCCAcgtccatgtttaatagtgtgctagtagagactgatgcattccctaaacataggcaaggcagctttatttgtagagcacatttcagcaacagggcaattcaaagtgctttacacaaaatcattaaaacagataaaacacaagtacaaacagttaaaagtcataagcattaaaaatcaataagacacatgaatagacagttgaaaacaaaaaaacatagatgATATCTCAGCTggttgaaattgagataaagacaatatttgctAATatattatgaagtaaaatgttatttaagaATTTTGctaaaaaccccaaataagtcccgggtcagttgGACCCAAGGGACACGAGAGGGACCAGAAGGTGAAGACCCCACCAGGGTTAATATACACCGTGGATCCAAACGCAGCATCCGGGAGGGAGGAGCAGAAACTCTCACCTCTGCACTCCACTGACATGCTCTGCTCAGCAGCTTCCTCcgtttttatcaattttttttatactcctcttcctttttttttgcttctcgCCAGGAATTCGCCGACAACCTGGGAATCCCCTTCCTGGAGACGAGCGCCAAGAGCGCCACCAACGTGGAGCAGGCGTTCATGACCATGGCGGCGGAGATCAAGAAGAGGATGGGCCCCGGGGCCACGGCCAACTCCTCGGAGAAGACCAACGTCAAGATCCAGAGCAAGCCGGTCAACACCTCGTCCGGAGGCTGCTGCTGAGACCCCCccaagggggaggggggggggggggggggggggagaaaaaccAACCACGACCTGAATCCACCCACGACCAGTCTCTATGTTACCATGCTccacagggagggagagagaggttagagagagggaaagagagagagagaggagagaggaggaagacttTAAATGGACcggtgtgta
This genomic interval carries:
- the LOC117940373 gene encoding ras-related protein ORAB-1-like, translating into MSIVCLLRVPQESFNNVKQWLQEIDRYASENVNKLLVGNKCDLTTKKVVDYTTAKEFADNLGIPFLETSAKSATNVEQAFMTMAAEIKKRMGPGATANSSEKTNVKIQSKPVNTSSGGCC